The following coding sequences are from one Methanohalophilus halophilus window:
- a CDS encoding Coenzyme F420 hydrogenase/dehydrogenase, beta subunit C-terminal domain translates to MLEKKWFLKDAIVDTGMCTLCGACAAVCPYDLIRFDENGPYLKDECYRNGEGACKDVCQRVMTDASRIALNTFNFKAKPPSLLGQYEKIVSARATNETLAEKGQDGGAVSSLIAYCMNKGLIDGAITTAGFAKPAANIIGKGEDITTSQGAKYSTVPLLSTLRNEKDNFNKVALVGTPCQTYGVRRMQYFNGLNVHPVEIGMDGEFANNPTIEYTIGLFCMENFNYHKLSDFLENQGIKLNDIKKYSIQLDEMIITTDNKNIEISLKDLQDCVWDGCKICRDAVSKVADISAGSSGSSKGWTTLIARNAKGLKLLNDANEAGYIEISNEVDIEMTKELAEFKMRKFRHELDKRLNSEKKVSCYWVRDYPGVRPEVNGTNFVKIKTDSGITTHEYLGKVAELAKKYGDGTLEMTTRKSIEIQGVPGRNIDDLMAEIYDKGLKTIGMGYATACPGMDYCPEGLVSTKEIANKLTMHFAQKLTPHKMKVGVAGCPNSCVRVRDHDIGIMGQLRPVIDEIKCTGCGRCTELCKFNAISIKGRKAVINRDLCGNCGWCVRGCPHEAALEDKRGYSLWIGGNGARRPTEGVLIKSFCDEEEIIETINDIARAFIKYRTNPGKERLGNIMDKIGQGTFIKEILKN, encoded by the coding sequence ATGCTAGAAAAAAAATGGTTCCTGAAAGATGCTATTGTAGATACGGGCATGTGCACCCTTTGTGGTGCATGTGCTGCTGTTTGTCCTTATGATCTTATACGTTTTGATGAAAACGGACCATATCTTAAAGATGAATGCTACAGGAATGGAGAGGGAGCATGCAAAGATGTATGTCAGCGGGTAATGACCGATGCTTCCCGGATAGCGCTTAACACTTTCAATTTCAAGGCAAAGCCTCCAAGCTTGTTGGGACAATACGAAAAGATAGTGTCCGCAAGAGCAACAAATGAGACTCTTGCAGAGAAAGGACAGGATGGAGGAGCTGTCTCATCCCTTATTGCATACTGTATGAACAAGGGACTTATAGACGGTGCCATAACAACAGCTGGTTTTGCCAAACCTGCAGCAAACATAATTGGAAAAGGGGAAGATATAACAACATCTCAGGGAGCAAAATATTCAACCGTTCCATTATTATCCACCCTCAGAAATGAAAAAGATAATTTCAACAAAGTAGCACTCGTAGGAACTCCATGTCAAACCTATGGTGTCCGTAGAATGCAATATTTCAACGGCCTTAACGTGCACCCTGTAGAAATAGGAATGGATGGAGAATTTGCCAATAATCCTACTATTGAATACACGATTGGTCTCTTTTGCATGGAAAATTTCAATTATCACAAGCTATCCGATTTCCTGGAAAATCAGGGAATCAAACTTAACGATATTAAAAAATATTCCATCCAACTTGATGAAATGATTATAACCACGGATAATAAAAATATTGAGATCTCTCTGAAGGACCTTCAAGATTGTGTATGGGATGGCTGTAAGATATGCAGGGACGCAGTATCAAAGGTCGCTGATATTTCTGCAGGAAGTTCCGGGTCTTCAAAAGGGTGGACTACATTGATAGCCCGCAATGCCAAAGGATTGAAATTGCTTAATGATGCAAATGAAGCGGGCTATATTGAGATTTCAAATGAAGTAGATATTGAAATGACAAAAGAACTGGCAGAATTCAAAATGAGAAAGTTCCGTCATGAACTTGACAAACGTCTCAATTCAGAAAAAAAAGTCAGCTGCTACTGGGTTCGTGACTATCCGGGCGTAAGGCCTGAAGTAAATGGAACCAATTTTGTCAAAATAAAAACCGATTCAGGGATTACCACCCATGAATACCTGGGAAAAGTTGCCGAACTTGCCAAAAAATATGGTGACGGTACACTGGAAATGACCACAAGAAAAAGCATAGAAATACAGGGCGTGCCTGGAAGAAACATCGATGATCTTATGGCAGAGATCTATGACAAAGGGTTAAAAACAATTGGAATGGGGTATGCTACAGCATGCCCGGGAATGGATTATTGCCCCGAAGGCCTGGTAAGTACAAAAGAAATTGCCAACAAACTTACAATGCATTTTGCCCAGAAATTGACTCCACATAAAATGAAAGTAGGTGTCGCCGGTTGTCCAAATAGTTGTGTCCGCGTAAGAGACCATGACATAGGTATAATGGGCCAGCTCAGGCCTGTCATTGATGAAATAAAGTGCACAGGCTGTGGAAGATGTACCGAACTATGCAAATTTAATGCCATATCAATAAAGGGAAGAAAAGCAGTTATAAACCGGGATCTTTGTGGAAATTGTGGATGGTGTGTCCGAGGATGCCCCCATGAAGCTGCTCTGGAAGATAAACGCGGTTACTCTTTATGGATAGGAGGTAATGGTGCACGCCGTCCTACAGAGGGAGTATTGATCAAATCATTCTGTGACGAGGAAGAAATCATAGAAACGATCAATGATATAGCTAGAGCATTCATAAAATATCGCACAAACCCCGGTAAAGAAAGGTTAGGCAATATTATGGACAAAATCGGCCAGGGAACTTTTATCAAAGAAATCCTGAAAAACTGA
- a CDS encoding metal-dependent transcriptional regulator, giving the protein MEKITGLELSPRKIEYLKYIHQRKENVRTNELSAHLKVDPSTTTKTINELAEEGYVNHVPYRGVKLTEKGKEYAAFLIRRHRILSLMLKNYGLSPEEACSEVNRFESFVSLQAIDTICSTMGHPTMGVCGKIEHPHCDV; this is encoded by the coding sequence ATGGAAAAGATAACAGGGCTTGAGCTTTCCCCGCGTAAAATAGAATACCTCAAATATATTCATCAGAGAAAAGAAAACGTACGCACCAATGAACTTTCAGCCCACCTTAAGGTAGACCCCTCTACAACAACCAAGACAATCAACGAACTTGCAGAGGAGGGATACGTCAACCATGTACCTTATCGTGGTGTGAAACTTACAGAAAAAGGGAAAGAATATGCTGCTTTTCTGATTCGCAGACACAGGATATTGAGCCTTATGCTCAAAAACTATGGCCTCTCACCCGAAGAAGCCTGCAGCGAGGTGAACCGTTTTGAAAGCTTTGTTTCCCTGCAGGCTATCGATACCATATGCAGTACCATGGGGCATCCGACAATGGGAGTGTGTGGCAAAATAGAGCACCCCCACTGTGACGTATAA
- a CDS encoding ATP-binding protein, with protein MKITVASGKGGTGKTTVAVNFFLSVPKISLLDCDVEEPNSNLFLHNDLEKVKDVTIPVPVIDEQKCEHCGKCADFCNYNALAALPQKVMVFSDLCHGCGGCSLVCPNDAISETGRSIGDIERSFSGKFHTGLLNIGEAMASPLIKELKTYAGENTVIMDAPPGTACPMITTVEDTDYCILVTEPTPFGLNDLKLAAEVVREMKIPAGVIINRAGVGDGGVEEYCHQTGLPIIMEIPYDRRIAVAYSEGIPFVETMPQWKEKFLQMFETIKEAVR; from the coding sequence ATGAAAATAACTGTGGCAAGCGGAAAGGGAGGAACCGGGAAAACAACAGTTGCTGTAAATTTCTTCCTTTCCGTTCCAAAAATCAGCCTCCTTGACTGTGATGTGGAGGAGCCAAATTCCAATCTGTTTTTACACAATGACCTTGAAAAAGTAAAAGATGTTACGATACCAGTTCCTGTAATCGATGAGCAAAAATGCGAACATTGCGGCAAATGTGCTGATTTTTGTAATTACAATGCACTTGCAGCACTACCACAAAAGGTGATGGTCTTTTCCGATCTATGTCACGGTTGTGGAGGCTGTAGCCTCGTCTGTCCCAATGATGCTATCAGTGAAACAGGACGCAGCATAGGGGACATAGAGCGATCCTTTTCAGGAAAATTCCATACAGGACTCCTGAATATAGGAGAAGCAATGGCATCACCCCTGATAAAAGAACTCAAGACCTATGCAGGCGAAAATACAGTAATAATGGACGCCCCCCCTGGTACCGCATGCCCGATGATCACAACAGTTGAAGATACTGACTATTGCATCCTTGTTACCGAACCCACACCATTTGGACTCAATGACCTGAAACTAGCAGCGGAAGTTGTCCGGGAGATGAAAATTCCTGCGGGAGTGATAATCAACCGTGCAGGAGTAGGGGATGGAGGTGTTGAAGAATATTGCCATCAAACCGGTCTACCAATAATAATGGAAATTCCCTACGACCGCAGAATAGCTGTAGCTTATTCAGAAGGCATACCTTTTGTTGAAACAATGCCGCAGTGGAAAGAAAAATTCCTGCAGATGTTTGAAACTATAAAGGAGGCAGTTAGATGA
- a CDS encoding DUF1847 domain-containing protein: protein MGKSKRRDGIMRCAACQEKECRNGKDCSGVAEDIEYSGEDLDCMQVAAAIEGQHYMQKTRLEELILFAKQMGYQKLGIAFCIGLANEAATITRILKKDFEVYSVCCKVCGIPKEKYSLEKIQPEKLEVTCNPKGQAFLLAKKQTELNIIVGLCMGHDIIFTRNSEAPVTTLIVKDRVLAHNPAGAIYSGYYLRKKFNMED, encoded by the coding sequence ATGGGAAAAAGTAAAAGAAGAGATGGGATCATGAGATGTGCAGCCTGTCAGGAGAAGGAATGTCGCAACGGGAAAGATTGCAGCGGTGTTGCAGAAGATATCGAATATAGCGGTGAAGACCTTGATTGTATGCAGGTTGCAGCTGCTATCGAAGGGCAACATTATATGCAAAAAACCCGGCTGGAAGAGCTTATCCTGTTTGCCAAACAAATGGGTTACCAGAAACTGGGAATTGCTTTTTGTATCGGGCTGGCAAATGAAGCCGCAACTATCACCCGGATACTGAAAAAGGATTTCGAGGTTTATTCTGTCTGCTGCAAAGTATGTGGAATCCCCAAGGAAAAATATTCCCTTGAAAAGATACAGCCCGAAAAATTAGAGGTTACATGTAACCCCAAGGGACAGGCCTTCTTACTTGCCAAAAAACAAACCGAGCTTAATATCATCGTTGGTCTCTGCATGGGTCATGACATTATATTTACCCGCAACAGTGAAGCCCCGGTAACCACCCTGATTGTCAAGGACAGGGTGCTTGCACATAATCCTGCAGGTGCAATCTATTCCGGCTATTACCTGCGTAAGAAATTCAATATGGAAGATTGA
- a CDS encoding MgtC/SapB family protein yields MEIIPTIGLDPFLFDFLEKLILSLMIGIIIGIEREHRRAEHPVFAGVRTYSLAAVTGMLATIAGKTIGNDIIIAAAVLIIACSIALIYRTYTMRGKLGMTSALSLFCTFLLGILVANGNYLFAIAGGVAITFLTIEKRPLHSFAQNLSNEDILNSLQFLAVAFILYPLVPDEELWGIVDLKATILIVVLVMFIGFISYISLKRFGAGGGIPYSGLLGGFVSSEATTAALASIAKEKSGLVNAFYIGVLLSNLSMFISNLVIALIVDNSGKTTLNMLPPQLLMILVVIGIFWKNKNIAKKMEGTLDIGSPFALKPALRFGAIFLVLQLFATFANEYAGTYGTYVTALGGVASSSAVTASMASLAVKGEISYMLAAETAVIAGIVSTLNKITYIRIAGALELEKRARMTLILLSIVGIIGLVVWVYADVKPVF; encoded by the coding sequence ATGGAAATTATACCCACCATCGGGCTTGATCCTTTTTTATTTGATTTTCTGGAAAAACTCATCCTATCCCTGATGATAGGTATAATCATCGGGATAGAAAGAGAACACCGAAGAGCAGAACATCCGGTTTTTGCAGGTGTGCGTACATATTCTCTGGCTGCTGTCACAGGCATGCTGGCAACAATTGCAGGAAAGACAATCGGTAATGATATTATAATTGCTGCAGCCGTTTTGATAATAGCATGTAGTATTGCCCTGATATACCGTACCTACACAATGCGGGGCAAACTGGGCATGACAAGTGCCCTGTCTCTCTTCTGCACCTTTCTACTGGGAATTTTGGTAGCAAACGGCAATTACCTGTTTGCTATTGCCGGCGGAGTTGCAATAACTTTCCTGACTATTGAAAAGCGCCCCCTCCATTCTTTTGCCCAAAATCTTTCCAATGAAGATATCCTGAACAGCCTGCAGTTCCTTGCCGTGGCTTTCATCCTATATCCCCTGGTACCTGATGAAGAATTATGGGGCATTGTGGATCTTAAAGCCACAATCCTTATTGTCGTACTTGTGATGTTTATTGGGTTTATCAGTTACATTTCCCTCAAACGCTTCGGAGCAGGGGGAGGCATACCCTATTCTGGGTTGTTGGGAGGATTTGTGAGCAGTGAGGCCACCACTGCTGCCCTGGCATCGATAGCAAAGGAAAAATCCGGGCTTGTAAATGCTTTTTACATCGGGGTCCTTTTATCCAACCTTTCCATGTTCATCAGTAACCTGGTGATTGCCCTGATTGTAGATAATTCAGGCAAGACCACCCTGAATATGCTACCTCCCCAATTATTGATGATACTGGTAGTAATAGGGATTTTTTGGAAGAACAAGAATATAGCAAAGAAAATGGAAGGAACCCTTGACATTGGTTCACCCTTTGCCCTGAAGCCTGCACTGCGTTTCGGAGCGATATTTTTGGTATTACAGCTTTTTGCAACTTTTGCCAACGAATACGCGGGAACATATGGCACATATGTAACTGCGCTGGGAGGTGTGGCCAGCAGTTCGGCAGTGACAGCTTCCATGGCATCCCTGGCAGTAAAGGGCGAAATTTCTTACATGTTGGCCGCTGAGACAGCAGTTATTGCCGGTATTGTGAGCACACTCAACAAAATCACCTACATCCGGATTGCAGGTGCTTTGGAACTTGAAAAAAGAGCCCGCATGACATTGATACTGTTATCTATTGTGGGAATTATAGGGCTTGTTGTATGGGTATATGCAGATGTTAAACCTGTCTTCTGA
- a CDS encoding TfuA-related McrA-glycine thioamidation protein, protein MKTIVFAGTSIDLQEAGKLSGATVQGPVKRGDVTQAVKQGYDLIGIIDGIFFHRAAVGHREILGALRKNVTIVGGCSMGALRASEMDRHGMIGVGKIYEWYRDGVIEDDDEVAVATNPDTYESISAPLVNIRCTFLSAMDEGIISSGQETFLLDIAKATHYSLRSYYGIIKSARDKGMLDEQTAAYLLDFCRDTEVDIKRKDAQAVLSRIKELDI, encoded by the coding sequence ATGAAAACAATCGTTTTTGCCGGCACCAGTATAGATCTTCAAGAAGCAGGAAAACTCAGTGGTGCCACCGTCCAGGGCCCTGTTAAACGCGGAGATGTTACACAGGCTGTAAAACAGGGTTATGACTTGATTGGCATCATTGATGGTATTTTTTTCCACAGGGCTGCGGTTGGTCACAGGGAAATACTGGGGGCTCTGCGCAAAAATGTAACAATTGTCGGCGGCTGTAGCATGGGAGCTTTGCGTGCATCCGAAATGGATCGCCACGGCATGATAGGTGTGGGTAAAATCTATGAATGGTACCGCGATGGTGTGATTGAAGATGACGATGAAGTGGCGGTTGCCACAAACCCTGATACCTATGAGTCCATTTCTGCTCCACTTGTGAATATCCGGTGTACCTTCCTCTCTGCTATGGATGAGGGCATCATTTCGTCAGGTCAGGAAACTTTCCTGCTGGATATTGCAAAAGCTACCCATTATTCTCTAAGGAGCTACTATGGCATAATAAAAAGTGCCCGGGACAAAGGAATGCTGGATGAACAGACGGCAGCATATTTACTTGATTTTTGTCGTGACACTGAAGTGGATATCAAAAGAAAAGATGCTCAGGCGGTTCTTTCCAGAATAAAGGAGCTGGATATCTAA
- the pylD gene encoding 3-methylornithyl-N6-L-lysine dehydrogenase PylD codes for MALLTPQDLEGLTKQLECNNNTIKKATGMDIADICKQIYGTTLDGEKVGIVPITSGNGIITNFSSSLLTITEYFGLDGAVTEHPDVTGYYEAVSSDADIILMADDHIFIAHNMRNGKIATNHVCTGVVYAEIASRYRYADSKDILVIGLGRVGYAGAQHLVKRDFDVYAYDPDRETMEKARKELGIIPYEPEEEHKFSMVLEATPNPNTISEGMVAERCLVSTPGIPCGLPEDIGERNEIDLVMEPLMIGVASMLYAVM; via the coding sequence ATGGCACTACTTACACCACAAGATCTGGAAGGACTTACAAAGCAACTTGAGTGCAATAACAATACTATCAAAAAAGCAACCGGAATGGACATTGCTGACATATGCAAACAAATATATGGCACCACTCTTGACGGAGAAAAGGTAGGTATTGTGCCTATAACTTCCGGTAACGGTATCATTACCAATTTTTCATCATCCCTGCTTACGATAACCGAATATTTCGGCCTTGATGGTGCTGTAACCGAGCATCCTGACGTTACCGGTTACTATGAAGCTGTTTCCAGTGATGCCGATATAATACTGATGGCAGATGACCACATTTTTATTGCACATAATATGAGAAACGGCAAAATTGCAACCAATCATGTATGCACAGGCGTGGTTTACGCTGAAATCGCCTCCCGTTACAGATATGCCGACTCAAAAGATATACTTGTAATCGGCCTGGGAAGAGTGGGTTATGCCGGAGCACAACATCTTGTAAAAAGGGATTTCGATGTGTATGCCTATGACCCCGACCGGGAAACTATGGAAAAAGCCCGCAAAGAACTGGGCATCATACCCTACGAACCCGAAGAAGAACACAAGTTCTCCATGGTCCTGGAGGCTACACCAAACCCCAATACGATCTCTGAAGGCATGGTGGCAGAAAGATGCCTCGTATCCACACCGGGAATCCCCTGTGGCTTACCTGAAGACATTGGGGAAAGGAACGAAATCGATCTGGTAATGGAACCTCTGATGATCGGCGTGGCTTCAATGCTTTATGCTGTAATGTAA
- a CDS encoding NifB/NifX family molybdenum-iron cluster-binding protein — MKVCIPATENSGIDSPVGQHFGKVPYYAIYDSETGKINVLENTSEHMGGVGLPPELLANEGVETMLCGGLGWKAVQMFDQFGIKVFVGAQGKVSDAIEDWKNERLEQAGANNSCSGHDHEH, encoded by the coding sequence ATGAAAGTATGCATACCGGCAACCGAAAACAGTGGAATAGATTCACCCGTAGGGCAGCACTTTGGTAAAGTCCCTTATTACGCAATATACGACAGTGAGACCGGCAAGATAAATGTTCTGGAAAATACCAGTGAGCATATGGGCGGCGTCGGATTGCCCCCCGAATTACTTGCAAATGAAGGCGTTGAAACCATGCTCTGTGGAGGCCTGGGGTGGAAAGCTGTCCAGATGTTCGACCAGTTTGGCATCAAAGTTTTCGTGGGAGCACAGGGAAAAGTTAGTGATGCCATAGAGGACTGGAAAAATGAAAGGCTCGAACAAGCTGGTGCAAACAACTCCTGCAGTGGACATGATCACGAACACTGA
- a CDS encoding MBL fold metallo-hydrolase translates to MQLTVVYDNNAAEGFHAGWGFACLIRHGDTTLLFDTGWNGPALLENLQNVGVRPSEIDILILSHQHWDHIGGLSAILHNSDTLEVYVPREFSPNLKKEIARHSHLIEVTKSRQVCKGVFSTGQLGKSIKEQSLILQSEDELYVITGCAHPGLGEIIDNAAKRGHVTGVLGGLHDFNDMDILGRLSYIAAGHCTSHHDEIRRKFPDKFAYIYAGYSVDI, encoded by the coding sequence ATGCAACTTACCGTTGTTTATGATAATAATGCAGCCGAAGGTTTTCATGCAGGATGGGGTTTTGCCTGCCTGATTCGACATGGAGACACCACGCTTCTTTTTGATACAGGTTGGAACGGACCCGCCCTGCTGGAAAACCTTCAAAATGTGGGAGTGAGACCCTCAGAAATAGACATACTTATCCTATCCCACCAGCACTGGGATCATATAGGAGGGCTGTCTGCAATATTACATAATTCAGATACCCTGGAAGTGTATGTACCCCGGGAATTCTCCCCGAATCTAAAAAAAGAAATAGCCAGACATTCCCATCTTATAGAAGTCACAAAATCCAGGCAGGTCTGCAAAGGAGTTTTTAGCACCGGTCAACTGGGAAAAAGCATAAAAGAACAATCCCTTATCCTGCAATCTGAAGATGAATTGTATGTTATAACCGGATGTGCCCACCCGGGATTGGGGGAAATAATTGACAACGCTGCAAAAAGGGGCCATGTCACAGGTGTACTCGGAGGACTGCATGATTTCAATGACATGGATATATTGGGCCGACTTTCATACATCGCAGCCGGACACTGCACATCTCACCATGATGAAATTAGAAGAAAATTTCCGGATAAATTTGCATACATTTATGCAGGATACTCCGTAGACATATGA
- a CDS encoding ATP-binding protein: MRQLTVISGKGGTGKTTLTSSFAALAENATIADCDVDAANMHLLLQPEIIKTYDFTALPTAVIHPEQCTGCGICVDHCRFGAIKEGFEIDPYICEGCGVCEYVCPVDAVTMEYNKCGEAYESKTRFGPLVHAKLGIGEEAGGKLVTLVREIAEEVAQKNNCDTIIIDGPPGTGCSVIAALTGVDIALVVTEPTVAGIHDLKRVIEVAEHFDIPSLVCINKSDINDSKRREIETFCTQKGIRIAGEIPYDTTPTEAMVKGKTIVEYTDNSFAKCVIEVWEKVKEEMGS; this comes from the coding sequence ATGAGACAACTCACAGTAATCAGTGGCAAAGGTGGCACCGGCAAAACCACCCTCACTTCTTCCTTTGCAGCTCTTGCAGAAAATGCCACCATTGCAGACTGTGATGTCGATGCTGCAAACATGCACCTGCTGTTGCAACCTGAAATAATAAAAACCTATGATTTTACCGCGTTACCTACAGCAGTCATACACCCTGAACAATGTACAGGATGCGGAATATGTGTTGACCATTGCAGATTCGGGGCAATAAAGGAAGGTTTCGAAATCGATCCCTATATATGTGAAGGTTGTGGAGTCTGCGAGTATGTCTGCCCTGTCGATGCAGTGACAATGGAATATAATAAATGCGGGGAAGCCTATGAATCAAAAACCCGGTTCGGACCGCTTGTCCATGCCAAACTCGGAATAGGGGAAGAAGCTGGAGGAAAACTTGTCACACTCGTTCGGGAAATTGCAGAAGAGGTAGCCCAAAAAAATAATTGTGACACAATAATCATAGATGGACCACCGGGCACCGGTTGTTCGGTAATTGCAGCCCTTACTGGTGTGGACATTGCCCTTGTAGTCACCGAACCCACCGTAGCCGGAATACATGATCTGAAAAGAGTGATAGAAGTAGCAGAACATTTCGATATACCATCTCTTGTTTGCATAAACAAATCCGATATAAACGACAGCAAAAGAAGAGAAATAGAAACTTTCTGCACTCAGAAGGGCATTAGAATTGCAGGCGAAATCCCCTATGATACAACACCCACCGAGGCAATGGTGAAGGGAAAAACAATTGTGGAATATACCGACAATTCTTTTGCAAAATGTGTCATAGAAGTATGGGAAAAAGTAAAAGAAGAGATGGGATCATGA
- a CDS encoding ferritin family protein, whose translation MLSKIPIDLDAVEDENIDKEILRAGIIAELDAINLYEQMAELSSSEEIRAVLLDIAKEEKTHVGEFQTMLLEYDDEQADELEAGRKEVEEEVLK comes from the coding sequence ATGTTATCAAAGATACCAATTGACCTTGATGCTGTAGAGGATGAGAACATAGACAAGGAAATCTTAAGGGCTGGCATTATAGCCGAACTTGATGCTATAAACCTCTATGAACAGATGGCCGAACTATCTTCCAGCGAGGAGATCCGTGCAGTGCTGCTTGACATTGCAAAGGAAGAAAAGACCCACGTGGGAGAATTCCAGACCATGCTGCTTGAATACGATGATGAACAGGCAGATGAACTGGAAGCAGGCAGAAAAGAAGTTGAAGAAGAAGTCCTTAAATAA
- a CDS encoding NifB/NifX family molybdenum-iron cluster-binding protein: MKICITSKGNEPDSDIEPRFGRAPYFIIADTENGEFETKENPAVSATGGAGIQAAQEVAKMKADVLITGNVGPNAYEVLSTAGIEVVTTSGVSVKEAIEQYNKGTLEKVSGPTAKAHAGMGRGQGRGGRK; the protein is encoded by the coding sequence ATGAAAATCTGCATAACATCAAAAGGCAATGAACCTGATTCAGATATTGAGCCCCGTTTTGGCAGAGCTCCTTATTTCATAATTGCCGACACCGAGAACGGAGAATTTGAAACAAAGGAGAACCCCGCAGTGAGTGCTACCGGTGGTGCCGGCATACAGGCTGCCCAAGAAGTCGCAAAAATGAAGGCAGATGTTTTGATCACCGGTAATGTGGGACCTAATGCCTACGAAGTCCTTTCCACAGCAGGGATAGAAGTCGTAACCACTTCCGGTGTATCAGTAAAAGAAGCAATTGAACAGTATAATAAAGGAACCCTGGAAAAAGTATCCGGTCCAACTGCCAAAGCACATGCAGGCATGGGTCGCGGACAGGGCAGAGGAGGAAGAAAATGA
- the mtbA gene encoding methylcobamide:CoM methyltransferase MtbA, which translates to MVEYTPKERLARVFAGEKVDRMPAICATQTGTVEQMDAVDAYWPEAHEDPVKMAALAEAGHTVVGFEAVRVPFDITAEAEFFGCGIKPSTKEQQPSVISHVVSKIEDVEQFEGYNVEDGRIGNVCKAVKILSDKYGDELPIIGSMIGPFSLAQHLNGDSWFMNIMTDQEFGLKLMEFTTEFCTQYALKQVENGADTFAIIDPTASYQLIGADFYKTFVVPFHQKIVEALHEKGVPSILHICGDTTNGLAIMETCGVDAISVDQNVDPAAAVENVDKALILGNLDPVSVLWNQGEDNVEGVKEEAKNVLDAGVQLLAPGCGIVSKTPTQNLQAMIEAAKNWTY; encoded by the coding sequence ATGGTTGAATATACACCCAAAGAGAGATTAGCACGCGTATTTGCAGGTGAAAAAGTAGACAGGATGCCTGCTATCTGTGCCACCCAGACAGGAACAGTAGAACAGATGGATGCAGTAGACGCTTACTGGCCAGAAGCTCACGAAGATCCTGTAAAAATGGCAGCATTGGCAGAAGCAGGGCACACAGTCGTAGGATTTGAAGCAGTGCGTGTTCCTTTCGACATCACAGCAGAAGCAGAATTTTTCGGATGCGGAATCAAGCCAAGTACCAAGGAACAGCAGCCATCCGTAATCAGCCACGTTGTCAGCAAGATCGAAGACGTCGAGCAATTCGAAGGATATAACGTTGAAGATGGCAGGATCGGAAACGTATGTAAGGCAGTCAAGATCCTCTCAGACAAATACGGCGACGAACTTCCAATCATCGGCAGTATGATCGGACCATTCTCCCTCGCACAGCATCTTAACGGTGACTCCTGGTTCATGAACATCATGACAGATCAGGAATTTGGCCTCAAGCTCATGGAATTCACCACTGAATTCTGCACACAGTACGCCCTCAAGCAGGTCGAGAACGGTGCCGACACCTTTGCAATCATTGATCCAACAGCCAGCTACCAGCTTATTGGTGCTGACTTCTACAAGACTTTCGTAGTCCCATTCCACCAGAAGATTGTTGAAGCACTTCACGAGAAGGGAGTACCATCCATCCTCCACATCTGCGGAGACACAACAAACGGACTTGCGATCATGGAAACCTGCGGCGTAGACGCAATCAGTGTAGACCAGAATGTCGACCCTGCAGCAGCAGTTGAGAATGTGGACAAGGCCCTCATCTTAGGTAACCTCGACCCTGTAAGTGTCCTATGGAACCAGGGTGAAGACAATGTCGAAGGCGTAAAGGAAGAAGCCAAGAACGTCCTCGATGCAGGAGTACAGCTTCTCGCACCGGGTTGCGGTATTGTGAGCAAGACTCCTACCCAGAACCTTCAGGCAATGATCGAAGCAGCAAAGAACTGGACATACTAA